In the Lepidochelys kempii isolate rLepKem1 chromosome 4, rLepKem1.hap2, whole genome shotgun sequence genome, AATCCAAACCTGTTTTGTGAACAGTTTTGGTTTCGattaattggcattttctgatattGAAAAATTTCCATCTAGCTTTGAGTACACATTTTGTATAAAAGCTGTTCGAGGAGATAAAGGTTTTGCAACAGATTTTGTATGTAATCTTCTAACAGCTTGTTACATGAATAAAGAATATTCTAAAAATACTTAATAgcatattatttgtatttaactGGATATATACTTTTCTGACCCATCTTTCTGACTTGTCATCAAAATTATGTCATCTAGAGTTCTGATGGTGCTCAAACTGGTTAATCTCTCCCTGCCACTTTATTAAGTGATTATGATAtactaagggtgaaattctgttTTATGTTTTTAGGATTGCCATGGAGAAGCTCCTATTCATAAGGCAGCTAAAGTTGGGAGCTTGGAGTGTCTTGCTCTACTCGTTGCCAGTGATGCCAGAATAGAGTAAGTCAAAACTACATTTAACTAATTCAAATATTAACCCTCAAAGAAGTTATTCATTTAACTTATTCCACTATAATCTTAACATACATTAACAAGAAATGTATGCTAATACAGAACTTTGTTTCCTGTTCAAACTATATTGTGGTAGTCGGAATGCAGTGTGTGCGTGCACGTGCAcgtgcatatttttttaaaaagcgtaAAAATATGGTGCAGCCATTACAAGTATTTATCATGATAGTCCACATACTGTACAACTATACCATTGTCTTTTAGTTTTGGTTTAGAGAAAAACCTCTTTACCACAACAGCTAAGAGGAGCTCACTGGTCATAGCTCCCTGGTTGGAGGAGCTTTCCATTTCATCTATTGGTTATACCGTTCTTACGTCTTATACTTGAGACAATTTCTTTGTTCTTGATTTTTTTGGTAGCTTATTTCTCTGTTTCAAATATTTGTGCActtgaaataaaaacatttactGAAGAATTAGGATGACTGCCTTATcttacataatgacaggtttcagagtagcagccgtgttagtctgtattcgcaaaaagaaaaggaggacttgtggcaccttagagactaacaaatttattagagcataagctttcgtgagctacagctactgaatgcatccgatgaagtgagctgtatgtagctcacaaaagcttatgctcaaataaatttgttagtctctaaggtgccacaagtactccttttcatcttacATAGTGACAATTTGAAATTAATTGTGTGTTAACTTTTGTGTTTCAGTTTGTGCAATAATGATGGACAAACAGCAGAAGATCTTGCATGGGCTTTTGGATTTCTGGAATGTGCCAAGTTCCTCACAACTGTTAAACATACTCAAAATATGAAGCTAAGAGAACAACCTAGCTACTCACTTAAGGACAATTGTGGTTTGCCAAGAGAGGCTTCAGCTGGAAAGAAACGAGCATGTGGAATTATGGGACCCGCaaacagaaagaggaggagaTAAGATGGTATATAGTTTATGACAGTTTACACTACAAATTAGACACTTAGCTAGGACTGGTTTAATACATATCAgaatatttttaaaccaaaatctCACACTTTTTTAGTATTTAAGTACATTGCCTGAATTTGTCAGTAGATATGTAGTGGTGGTGAGGCAAGGCCCTTCAGATGCATCCACATATACTTATGTGGTAAGGCTGCTATTCATTCAGAATATTAATGTTGCATAGAAGAACATGCTGTCAGGACATATGTATGTTCTAATAAAGGGCCAAATTACTTTTGTGCATTGGGTCAGggtggactgatttaaatcaaagctatttaaatcactgattttaatcattaTTAAATCAACAAGGAGGAAagcttgatttaaataatggcttttattctttttagttattttcctcaAGAAAAGTTTATTCTTATTGGTTGGTAACCccttaaaacatgttgatttgcaagtAAATATagtctttttgctaaccaggagagTATACTATATTTATACACATTAATTTAAGTAAGCATAA is a window encoding:
- the ANKRD37 gene encoding ankyrin repeat domain-containing protein 37 → MWMMLDCSSEPDGLSLLLEAGAGVNAPADACGQSPAHLAACGGQAFFLLWQLQTGANLNQQDCHGEAPIHKAAKVGSLECLALLVASDARIDLCNNDGQTAEDLAWAFGFLECAKFLTTVKHTQNMKLREQPSYSLKDNCGLPREASAGKKRACGIMGPANRKRRR